GAATTATTTGCTCTTGCTATTTGGCTATCATATGCAGCAAATCTATTTGCCATCATTTCATATCTATTATTTATCAATTCAATATTTCTAGCTCTATCATCTTTTAGACGTTTATCATCATTTTTAATACTTTCTTCAAATAATTTCAATATCGCACTATCACCAGTAGTCAAATTATCTAGCTCTTTGGATACAAGGGTAAATATACCTTGAGTTTCTGTCTCTTTGCCATTTATCGTTACAATACCACCTTTGAAAAAATCCCTTACTTTATCAGGATTGCTAGTTAGCTCATTTTGCAATTTACTCTCATCTAAAATAAGCAATCCATCATCATTAAAACTAAGTCCATAATCAATCATACTTTCATATCTGCCATCAACAAAACTTGCAGTTGCTAAAGCCCTATGTAAAGATCCTTTTATTACTCTAATATCACTTACGCCATTAAAGATTCCAGCAATCTTTGTATCTTCGTCATATCTAGTTAGTTCGTTTAGTTTTGGTATTAGTTGATTATAGCCTTCAACAAAAGCTTTTATTTCTTCTAGGATATTTGTATTATTTCTTCCAATACTTACATTTATATCTTTAGTGCTAGGTGATAAAAGCTCTAATGTAATACCACTTGCTATATCATCAATAGTATTATTTTGGCGAGATATATTAACACCATTATAAGTGATATTTGCATTTGAGGCTTTTTGGATATTTTTGATATTCATTTTTTTAGCAAGAATACTCCAATCCATAAACTTACCGGATTCTAAGCCAATCTTCTCTAATGCTTCTTTATGTTCCTCTCCTGCTTTTATTGATACTTCTCCTGTATTTGTATTTATTGCTAAATATCCATCTTCAGTAATTGTTGCATAATAACCAGAAATTTCATTAATAGCACTAACTATTGCTGCTTCATTCATCTCTTTGGTATTTCTAGTATCAGTGAGTAAAGATAAATCTAGATTTGTATCTCCAATTGTAATAATACCTGTAATAAGCCCAGCTTCAATGGGACTTTTGCCAACCATTGTATTATCTTCAGTAATATTTTTCTTTGTAAAAAGCTGATCACTTTTTGCACCATTTATATTGATACCAAAACCGCGTTTATCATTTAAAACAAGTTTTTTACCATCACCGCTAATATCAACACTAATATCACCATTTTCTAATAAATTTGCCATATCAGCATCTTGTTTCATAGCAGCCAGTATCGCTTCTTTTATTATGCTTGCATTTTGTTTAGATTCTGCATTATCATTTGATACAACAACTTTAATAGTTTTATTTACACCATTAGAATCCATCATATTTATATTAAAATCGCCATCAGCAAGATTTAATGCACCGCTTATAATATCGCTTGAAACTAGGGTGCTACCAAAATATATATTACCACCAGAACCTGTTTGTTTTGAATTTATCATTAATGAATATGCACTATCACCAACTCCTGTTTTCATAATAGAAGCATTTATATCGCCACCTGTCTCATCAATAATCTTTTGAGCAATATTTTCTAATGTATCTGTTGAGCCTATTTTGATTTGATAGTCTTTGCCATCTATATGAAGTTTCATTATAGAATCTGCACTAGAAAACAAATCATCTCTTGAGCTAAACTTAAGCCCTACTTCATTGATAGAATTTTTAGCAATCTCATTTACTTTGATAGTTATATCTTGAGTAGGCACACCATCATTTACGCTTACTTTAAGTGCGCTTTCATCGCTTGATGTTGCATTTCTTTGCAAATATGAAGAATAATCAGAAATCTTTTTTGAATTATTCTTGATAGTGCTAAGCATGGTTTTAAGCCCTACAAGTTCGGTTTGTTTATTGATATTTTCTTGTAATTTTTTATCAATTGGTGTTATTTGTGCGTTTTCATCAACTTTTTTTAATTTATCAATAACTTCATAATTTAAAACGCCACTACCAACTCCAAGCGAGCTTAATGGATTCATATTGCTAATTTATCCTTGTGTATCTAATATAATACTTATAATATCACGCATTTTTTTCATCAACTCCATTGCCTCATCAGTTGGTATTTTTCTTATTATTTCACCACTTTCTTTCTGTTTGATTGTTAAAACCAAAGATGATATATAATCTTCATAATCAAACATTAAATCTGTATTGACAGATTCCATTTCTTTGTTTAATTCTTTTACTAAGCTAAGCAATTGCTGTTCTAATTTGTCTTTTTCACTATCACTTAAGTTGCTAAGCTTATCATCTTCAACTCTAAATTGTGTAGTATATATATTTTGATTTAGTGTATTATCATAATTGCTTTCTTGAGTTATGCTATATTGACTGCTAGAGCCCAAATTTTGTATTGTTGCATCCATAATAATAAATCCCTTTTTATTAATATTGAAAATAATACTTTGCAAAAAGTATCGGCATATTTATATTTTTATTTATTAACATACACAAAATCAAGAGGATTAATATGCTTGTCTTTTTGTGTAACTTCAAAATTTAATCTATCATTTACATATGCTATTGTAGCACCCTTTTTTACTATAGCACCTACTTTAATATTACTTGAGATCTCATCTAAATACGAATAAATAGTATGCAAACCATTGCTATGCTCAATAATGACTACCATTCGTAGCATAGCTGTGCTTTTTGCAAATACTACTTTGCCATCAAGCACGCTTAATACCGCACTTCGTTTTTTTACACCAAATGTTACAAATTCATTAAATACTTTCATTTTATAAACTGGGTCAAAATATGGTCCATATTTTGTTTCAATTGTATAAGTCTTAAGTGGTGCAATTGTTTTCTTGCCACTATATCGTGCTGTGCTTACATTTCTATATGAGCTACCAATTTGCCTTACTTCAATTGGTGCGATATTATTACCAATTGATGGTGCATCTTTATCATCTTTTTGTAGTGCTTCTCGCTTTGCTTCTTGATTTTCTAATTCTTTCTTTTTTAAGATATCTAAATCAACTAGAATCTGCTGAATTTGCGTCCTTTCGTCATCTAGCCTTTTTATCTCATTATTATAAGATTCTACTTCATCCTTCATTTTTTTAGCTAAGGCTTGTTGCTCTAATTTTGAATTTTCTAAAGTTATCTTTTTTTCTCTTTGTGATGTGATAACAGATTTAGCAGTATTAATTTTTTCTTGTGCTATCCTCATCTCTTCTTTTAGCTTATCTTGCTCTTTTATCAAAGTATTGATTTTTTCTTTTGCTGAATTACTTAAGTGACTTAGAATCTCTTCACTCAATATTGATTCTTCATTTAATGGCTCTTTTTGGTTTAAAATCATAGTAATTGTCATGTCTTTTAAAACAATTCCTATTAACTCATTTTGTAAGGTATTTAATCTATCTGCTAATTTATTTAATTTATCTTTAGATTCGTTAAATATTTTTTCTTGTTGCTGATACAACTTCTGATTTATATTTATAGATTGTTGCAATTTTTTTATTTGCTTATCTAGCTCGTTAATCTTTTTATTTTTATCATTGATATTTTTACCAAGAGTATCTAGCTTTTTACTAAGCGCTGATTGCTTGGAACTAATAGTATTTAGTCTTTCTTGATTATGCTGTATTCTAGAATCTGTATCAGCAAATAAAAAACTAATAAATAAAATACAAAATAAAAATCTAATTCTACGCATCAAGGTTCTTTTTGAAATAAAATTACCACAAATACTGAACTCATTGATATAACATAAGCTGCAAATAGCAATATAAAATAATCAATTATAAATGTAGTTGGGCTAAATATATTTATACCAAGCATAGAAACAATAGAGCTAATCTTATTAGTATTCACAATAAAAGCAACGATAAAAACAACAATCAATGCAGCAATAAAAGATGATGTAAGTGCTAGACGATAAAGTGGGGCATTTTTTATTTTTGAATGCGCACCTAAATAAGTCATAATCTCCATTCTCTCGCTATGTTCAAATCTCCATACTTCAATTTGTTTAATCATCAAAAATAAACTTATTATAAAAATAAGCCCAGATAAAACAACAATACAGCCTTTTAATAATATAAGCAATCTATATGTTTGATCATGTGATTTACTAAAAGATTCCACTCTAGTAATATTGCCAAAAGACATTAAAGTTTTTTCAATTTCTTTTATTTGGCTTTGATTTGGAAATGAATTTAGAGTAATAGCATAGAAAAATGGTAAAGATTTTTTTAAATCATCAATATTTGTATCTTTAAACTTAGAATCTATATCATCCAATACTTGACTTGTATCCAAAAGGCGAATTGAATAAATATCGCTAATTGATGCTTTTATATCTTCTTCTTTAATCTCATTTTGACTAACAAAAACTATTGCATAATTTTTTCCAATAACTTCTTCATGACTTACAACAGCACGATTTATAAGTAATACACTCTCAATACCAACAAGAAGTGCAATAAGTGGCACAAGTAGAGATAAATATTGTCTAAACCATATCATAAACGACCTTATGTTCTATATATAAATGCCTATAATTATTATCTATTTTATCTGGCATTCTATGTGTTACAACTACAATTGTAATTTTTAGCTGCTCATTTACACCTCGAAGGAGATTCCAAATCATATCACTACTATAATCATCAAGATTCCCTGTTGGTTCATCAGCAAAAATTATCTTTGGATTTCCTGCTAGTGCTCTTGCAAGAGCCACTCTTTGCTGCTCTCCTCCGCTTAATTCTAATGGATATTTATTTGATTTGTGATCTAATTTTATATGTTTTAATAACCTTTCTGTTTTTATTTTACAAGTATTTTTTGGAAAATTATTTATTATCATTGGAAACATAATATTTTTTTCAATATTCCATTCTTTGATAAGTTTATAATCTTGAAATACAATACCAATTTGTCGTCTTAGTTTCATAATAGAAGATTTATTTGCATTATGAAGATTGAATCCACAAACATTTAGATGCCCATCACGAATCGGAAGATTCCCATACATAGACTTAAGTAAGGTTGATTTACCACTTCCGCTTACTCCTGTAATAAATGCAAATTCACCTTCTTTGATTTGAAAAGTCGCATTTGTGATTACAAGCGGGTCTTTATTGTATCCTAGGTTTAGATTTGATGCTGTGATGATTGACTGCTTCAATTATTTACACTCCACTTTTTTATTAATTGTAGTGATTTTATATTTGCCTCTGTTTTTATTATATCGCCTAAAACCTCTACATTGCCATAATTATTAACCAATAAATAAATTTTACTTGGAGCACTAAATGCACCAAATAACACAAACAATACATAACCATTATCAAATTTATAAATATTTTTTATATGTAAAAAATAATTATCACCAAATAATTTTAAATCACTAGAATCTAGAATCTTTTTTATATCAAGATTAGTAAAATTAAAATTAGATTCTACATTATTAACATAATTCTTAGAATCTTTTAAGATAAATCTAGCTTCATAAATATCTTTATTTTGTTTCTTCCATCTTGCTTCATATTTGCTAATAATTCGTGCTTGTGAATTAATAGATTTTTTTATATCAAATAAATGAAAATCTCTTGCCAAATCTAATGCATACGCAAAATATTCCGCACTATCGCTACGCAATTCCAAAAATGCACCTTTTTTCAAAATCCTCTCACATTCTTTTAAAAACTCTTTGCTAAATACTCTTTTTGATGGATTCTTATCCCAAGGCACTGGAAAGTGCAAATATATAGAATCTGCCACATTTGAATCTAAAATATTAAATAAGATTCTACAATCTGCATTAATAATATATAAATTTTTTAAATCTAATAATTTGATTTGATTTAGCACCTGCTCTATTGCTCTATTGTAAATTTCAATTCCTAAAAATATAATATCTTTATTTTTTTGTGCCAAATCCAACAAATGCCTACCAGAACCAAATCCAATCTCAATAGATAAATAATTTGATTTTTTATAAAGATTCGAGATATTTTCTTTTGTAGGTGATAAAAGATATGGGCTTAGATTCTCCTTATCTTTTTTTTGATTTAAATTATGAAATAAAACATCTGCATTGCATAATTCCATATAGATTTTTAATGCTTTTTTTACAATATCAATTGAACTGCATTTTAGATGTTTATTATATTTTACAAGTACTTTATCGCCTCTATTTTGTTGAATAAAGAAAAAATAAAAATCCCTATATCTAACCAATACTAAATTATCATCATATTTAATATTGTTAGCTATTAAAGAAAATAAAAAACCATCTTTGCTTATTGGATAAGCTATCTTGTCTATTTTTCTTGCATAAAAATGTGGCATTTTATTTTATCTGCAAAGTAACTTCTTGGGATTTTTTAGATTCTATGCCAAATTCATCAACTGCTACAACATAATAAGTATATTCTTTATCTGACATATCATTATCTATAAAATAATTATCATCAACTCTAAATTTCATGCTACTGCCAAATAAACCACTTCTTCTATACACAAAATAATATTTTGCATCGCTACTTCCACTCCATTCTATCCTAGCTTTATTATTATCAATATAACCTTTTGTGATGTTTGGAGATTTTATCAATTCTTTTGTGCTGCCGCGTGCAGGCTCACTTTGCTCACTTTCAATGCCACTAGAATCTATTCCGCTGATCTTATAAAAATACTCTACACCTGGGGATTTATTGCCATCTATAAATTTTGCATCTTTTGTTGTTGCTATTTGATTGTATTTGCTATCAATTTTACTTGCACGAAAAATTTTATAATCTGAAATATTATTTAGAGGATTCCACTTTAGCTCAATTTTATCTATATAATTATTTGAAGCACTCAAAGTAGTATTTAAAATCGGTCTATCCTTTGTTTTTGCTATTACAATCTTGCTTGGACGAGATGGTGCGCCCAAAAAATCTACCGCAATAATTCTATAACTATACGAGCTAGCATCATTTAGTTTCTCATCAAAATATTCAGCTGATAATCTACTATCAATATTTGCAATAGTTTTAAAATTGATATTATCATCACTTCGCTGGATTAAATAATGTGATATTGAAGGATTTTTATGAGGACTCCAAATAAGTTTTACTTTTTTTGGATAATCATTTGATGCATACAAATTTGTAACAGGAGCGATATATGATGTTTTTACTTTAATAATATCGCTTCTATCTGAATACGTATCCTTGCCTAAAACATAAAAGTAATAACTATATTCTTTCTCTGGAATCAAATTTGTATCAACATAATGACTTATAAGCGGATTTTTAATATGAGCTATTTCTTTATAGCCCTCACCACTATTTCTATACACAAGATATCCTTGTATTTTTGAATCTGTCATCACACTCCATTCAAACGCAACTTCGCTAACACCAACTATAGTTTTTATATTTTTTATTTTTGGGATATTATTATCTACTCCGTTAAAATGTGATAAAGTGCTAGAACAGGCACTAAATATCATCGCTAAAATTATTAAATGAAATATTTGCAAGAATCTCACTTACCATCTCCATATCAAAATTATTTTTTAAATATAAATTCATATCATCAAAAATATTGGCATAAAACGACATTTTACCATTTTTAAGATGCTCTAAGTATAAAAAATAAGAATGCAACATCACCCGAAAATCATTTCCTTTATACCCATACAAACTATCGCCTATAATATGCCTATTTATGCTCTCTAAATGTGCTCTAATTTGATGTGTGCGTCCGGTGTAAAGCTTTGCAAGTATTAATTCTTGTTTAGAATCCTTGCTTAATAATAATTTATAAAATTTACTTTTTGAATATCTACCATTTTTTTGTTTTGATATTTTTAAGCGATTTTTTGGATTTTTAGCTAGATTACATTCTATCACCATATCACTTTTTAGTGGTGCATCAATGATTGCAATATAGAATCTACCCATTGTTTTATTTTGTAATTGCAAGCTAAGCGATGAATGCGAAATATTATTTTTAGCAACCACCATTGCACCACTTGTTTGCTTATCGAGGCGATGGACTATGCCTTCTTTTTTCTCTCCACTAATATTTGATAGTTGTTTATTATTTGCCTTTAACCAATCTACAAGGCTGCTTTCTTTTAGCGATGGTGCACCATGTGTAGCGATATATGGAGGTTTGTTAATCACTAATATATCATCATCTTCATATATAATCTCAACATCAAAATCTATACAAAAAGAGCAATCTTGATTGTTAGATTCTGGCTTTTCAATTTTGATAATATCATTTTCTTTTACCAAAACACCGGATTTTGTTGCGATATTATCATTTATAGTAATTAGCTTATTTTTTATTAGATTTGGAATCTGACTTCGTGAGATATTTAATTTAGAGCTTAAAAATAAATCAAGCCTTATTAGAGAGATAGAATCGCATTTAATTTCCAAGTATTCATCACTTTTATTAGTTTTTTTGTTAGAATTGTAACTAAATTACTTTAAGGATATTTTGTTTTGTTTAATGTCAATAGAAGGATTATTGCACATTTTGACTATCTAATCATACTAACCACACTTCCAATAATACTAATATCTTTAAAACTAATTTATGAAGTAAATCCAAATCTAACAATAAAACAAATCATTTATATATCTGTTACAATTTTTATTAGTCTTGTGATTTTTTTGATACCAATAAAACGATTTTTTTGGCTTATACCATTTTATTATTGGTTGATTATTATATTGCTTGTGTCAGTTGAATTCTTTGGTGTTACAAAATATGGAGCACAAAGGTGGATTGAGATTCCTTTTATTAATATTTCATTGCAACCAAGTGAATTTATAAAAAGTGCATTAATCCTCATGCTTGCATATAATATAAGCAATGACCCACCACCAAAAGATGGATATAAATTAAAAGGATTTTTAAAACATTCATTTTTTATATTATTACCTGTTATATTAGTAAAGATTCAGCCAGATTTAGGGACATCAATACTTATTTTTATAATGGGATATGGGGTTTTATTTTTGGTTGGAATCCACAAAAAAATACTTGCAGCAATTGCAACTATTGTTGCAATAATGCTTATTGCTATTCCAATTATAATGCCAATTATTAATAATTATTTGCATGCTTATCAGCTAAATAGAATCGAGCAATTCCTAAGCCCAAAACCACAATACCAAGTCCAACAATCAATGATTGCAATAGGAAGTGGAGGCTTTTTTGGAAAAGAATTAGAAAATGCAACACAAGCACAACTAAATTTTTTGCCAGTTCCAGAGAGTGATTTTATATTTCCTTATCTAATGGAGCGATTTGGATTATTGGGAGCTATTGTAATATTATTTTTATATGGATTATTGATATTGCATTTACTCATCTTAAGCTACACACACAAAAAAGATAGAATCTTGCAAGTTTTGAGTGCTTCTATTGGATTTTTACTTTTCATTCATGTAAGCGTAAATATATTAATGACAATAAAATTAGCCCCTGTTGTTGGAGTGCCGCTTCCATTTCTTAGCTATGGTGGAAGTAGCTTTTTGACCTTTGGCGTGTTGTTTGCATTATTACAAAATCTACTTGCTTTTAGATTTGTATTTGAGTATAATTCATCTCCCTTTGCCAAATGATGGACTTTTAGCTCAGCTGGTTAGAGCTATCGGCTCATAACCGATAGGTCGCAGGTTCGAGTCCTGCAAAGTCCACCACTTTTAAAAAAAATAAATAGATAAAAACAAATATGAATAAAACAATCTTTCTTTTAGTTAGCTTTCTTGTATTTCTTAATGCTAATATCATTCCTTTATCTCCACTTACTGCGATTTTAAAAGATAAAAATATAAAAGAAGCCATAGTTACAATCAATTCAAAAGATACTAAAGAGATTCCACTAATCTACAAAATCACAGAAAAAAATATAAAAGAATATGGCGGTGTGCCTATATTTGGGCTATATGAAGATTTTAATAACAAAATCGATATTGAATACAAAATAAATAATGAAATAAAAAAAGATACATATTATTTGCAAACAAAAGCACTTGAAAATAAAAAAAATGAGATTAAACAAACAAAGATTGACAATACTAGATTTGATAATAGATTTTATTTTGTTATAGATGAGGATTCTGCATTTATCATAGATATGCTAGGAAATGTGCGATGGTTTGCAAATATTGATAAAACACAATTTATTGAAAAACCTAAAATGTTCATACTAAATAATATGGCATTTGATATTATAAATGGAAAAGCATTTATGCTAAATATCCAAGATTCTGCAAAATTACTAAATATTAATGATAATATTTTTAAAATAAATAATAATGATATAGAGCTTTTAGATAGAGATTATAAGATTCTAAATAAATGGAAATTTCCTTTTGAAGTTGATGTGTTAAATAATATTTCAAGCTTATATTATTCAAATGATTTATTTGTTGCTTACAGAGATTCTATTATCAAGCTAGACAAAAAAAGTAAAATAGAATGGATTTTTGGTGGGAATAAAGATGAATTTAAATTAGTCGATGCAACAGGTAGCAAGATACTTTGTCAAAATTGCAATAATGGCAAAATAGAAAATATGCAAGAGATAAGATTCCTAAACAATAAATATATTAT
Above is a window of Helicobacter sp. MIT 99-5507 DNA encoding:
- the fliD gene encoding flagellar filament capping protein FliD — protein: MNPLSSLGVGSGVLNYEVIDKLKKVDENAQITPIDKKLQENINKQTELVGLKTMLSTIKNNSKKISDYSSYLQRNATSSDESALKVSVNDGVPTQDITIKVNEIAKNSINEVGLKFSSRDDLFSSADSIMKLHIDGKDYQIKIGSTDTLENIAQKIIDETGGDINASIMKTGVGDSAYSLMINSKQTGSGGNIYFGSTLVSSDIISGALNLADGDFNINMMDSNGVNKTIKVVVSNDNAESKQNASIIKEAILAAMKQDADMANLLENGDISVDISGDGKKLVLNDKRGFGININGAKSDQLFTKKNITEDNTMVGKSPIEAGLITGIITIGDTNLDLSLLTDTRNTKEMNEAAIVSAINEISGYYATITEDGYLAINTNTGEVSIKAGEEHKEALEKIGLESGKFMDWSILAKKMNIKNIQKASNANITYNGVNISRQNNTIDDIASGITLELLSPSTKDINVSIGRNNTNILEEIKAFVEGYNQLIPKLNELTRYDEDTKIAGIFNGVSDIRVIKGSLHRALATASFVDGRYESMIDYGLSFNDDGLLILDESKLQNELTSNPDKVRDFFKGGIVTINGKETETQGIFTLVSKELDNLTTGDSAILKLFEESIKNDDKRLKDDRARNIELINNRYEMMANRFAAYDSQIARANNSFNSLNMMIEQSLADKRKN
- a CDS encoding flagellar protein FlaG, which encodes MDATIQNLGSSSQYSITQESNYDNTLNQNIYTTQFRVEDDKLSNLSDSEKDKLEQQLLSLVKELNKEMESVNTDLMFDYEDYISSLVLTIKQKESGEIIRKIPTDEAMELMKKMRDIISIILDTQG
- a CDS encoding murein hydrolase activator EnvC, whose product is MRRIRFLFCILFISFLFADTDSRIQHNQERLNTISSKQSALSKKLDTLGKNINDKNKKINELDKQIKKLQQSININQKLYQQQEKIFNESKDKLNKLADRLNTLQNELIGIVLKDMTITMILNQKEPLNEESILSEEILSHLSNSAKEKINTLIKEQDKLKEEMRIAQEKINTAKSVITSQREKKITLENSKLEQQALAKKMKDEVESYNNEIKRLDDERTQIQQILVDLDILKKKELENQEAKREALQKDDKDAPSIGNNIAPIEVRQIGSSYRNVSTARYSGKKTIAPLKTYTIETKYGPYFDPVYKMKVFNEFVTFGVKKRSAVLSVLDGKVVFAKSTAMLRMVVIIEHSNGLHTIYSYLDEISSNIKVGAIVKKGATIAYVNDRLNFEVTQKDKHINPLDFVYVNK
- a CDS encoding cell division protein FtsX; translated protein: MIWFRQYLSLLVPLIALLVGIESVLLINRAVVSHEEVIGKNYAIVFVSQNEIKEEDIKASISDIYSIRLLDTSQVLDDIDSKFKDTNIDDLKKSLPFFYAITLNSFPNQSQIKEIEKTLMSFGNITRVESFSKSHDQTYRLLILLKGCIVVLSGLIFIISLFLMIKQIEVWRFEHSERMEIMTYLGAHSKIKNAPLYRLALTSSFIAALIVVFIVAFIVNTNKISSIVSMLGINIFSPTTFIIDYFILLFAAYVISMSSVFVVILFQKEP
- a CDS encoding cell division ATP-binding protein FtsE translates to MKQSIITASNLNLGYNKDPLVITNATFQIKEGEFAFITGVSGSGKSTLLKSMYGNLPIRDGHLNVCGFNLHNANKSSIMKLRRQIGIVFQDYKLIKEWNIEKNIMFPMIINNFPKNTCKIKTERLLKHIKLDHKSNKYPLELSGGEQQRVALARALAGNPKIIFADEPTGNLDDYSSDMIWNLLRGVNEQLKITIVVVTHRMPDKIDNNYRHLYIEHKVVYDMV
- the trmB gene encoding tRNA (guanosine(46)-N7)-methyltransferase TrmB, which gives rise to MPHFYARKIDKIAYPISKDGFLFSLIANNIKYDDNLVLVRYRDFYFFFIQQNRGDKVLVKYNKHLKCSSIDIVKKALKIYMELCNADVLFHNLNQKKDKENLSPYLLSPTKENISNLYKKSNYLSIEIGFGSGRHLLDLAQKNKDIIFLGIEIYNRAIEQVLNQIKLLDLKNLYIINADCRILFNILDSNVADSIYLHFPVPWDKNPSKRVFSKEFLKECERILKKGAFLELRSDSAEYFAYALDLARDFHLFDIKKSINSQARIISKYEARWKKQNKDIYEARFILKDSKNYVNNVESNFNFTNLDIKKILDSSDLKLFGDNYFLHIKNIYKFDNGYVLFVLFGAFSAPSKIYLLVNNYGNVEVLGDIIKTEANIKSLQLIKKWSVNN
- a CDS encoding fibronectin type III domain-containing protein, translated to MRFLQIFHLIILAMIFSACSSTLSHFNGVDNNIPKIKNIKTIVGVSEVAFEWSVMTDSKIQGYLVYRNSGEGYKEIAHIKNPLISHYVDTNLIPEKEYSYYFYVLGKDTYSDRSDIIKVKTSYIAPVTNLYASNDYPKKVKLIWSPHKNPSISHYLIQRSDDNINFKTIANIDSRLSAEYFDEKLNDASSYSYRIIAVDFLGAPSRPSKIVIAKTKDRPILNTTLSASNNYIDKIELKWNPLNNISDYKIFRASKIDSKYNQIATTKDAKFIDGNKSPGVEYFYKISGIDSSGIESEQSEPARGSTKELIKSPNITKGYIDNNKARIEWSGSSDAKYYFVYRRSGLFGSSMKFRVDDNYFIDNDMSDKEYTYYVVAVDEFGIESKKSQEVTLQIK
- a CDS encoding RluA family pseudouridine synthase, producing the protein MEIKCDSISLIRLDLFLSSKLNISRSQIPNLIKNKLITINDNIATKSGVLVKENDIIKIEKPESNNQDCSFCIDFDVEIIYEDDDILVINKPPYIATHGAPSLKESSLVDWLKANNKQLSNISGEKKEGIVHRLDKQTSGAMVVAKNNISHSSLSLQLQNKTMGRFYIAIIDAPLKSDMVIECNLAKNPKNRLKISKQKNGRYSKSKFYKLLLSKDSKQELILAKLYTGRTHQIRAHLESINRHIIGDSLYGYKGNDFRVMLHSYFLYLEHLKNGKMSFYANIFDDMNLYLKNNFDMEMVSEILANISFNNFSDDI
- a CDS encoding FtsW/RodA/SpoVE family cell cycle protein, producing MFNVNRRIIAHFDYLIILTTLPIILISLKLIYEVNPNLTIKQIIYISVTIFISLVIFLIPIKRFFWLIPFYYWLIIILLVSVEFFGVTKYGAQRWIEIPFINISLQPSEFIKSALILMLAYNISNDPPPKDGYKLKGFLKHSFFILLPVILVKIQPDLGTSILIFIMGYGVLFLVGIHKKILAAIATIVAIMLIAIPIIMPIINNYLHAYQLNRIEQFLSPKPQYQVQQSMIAIGSGGFFGKELENATQAQLNFLPVPESDFIFPYLMERFGLLGAIVILFLYGLLILHLLILSYTHKKDRILQVLSASIGFLLFIHVSVNILMTIKLAPVVGVPLPFLSYGGSSFLTFGVLFALLQNLLAFRFVFEYNSSPFAK
- a CDS encoding aryl-sulfate sulfotransferase, translated to MNKTIFLLVSFLVFLNANIIPLSPLTAILKDKNIKEAIVTINSKDTKEIPLIYKITEKNIKEYGGVPIFGLYEDFNNKIDIEYKINNEIKKDTYYLQTKALENKKNEIKQTKIDNTRFDNRFYFVIDEDSAFIIDMLGNVRWFANIDKTQFIEKPKMFILNNMAFDIINGKAFMLNIQDSAKLLNINDNIFKINNNDIELLDRDYKILNKWKFPFEVDVLNNISSLYYSNDLFVAYRDSIIKLDKKSKIEWIFGGNKDEFKLVDATGSKILCQNCNNGKIENMQEIRFLNNKYIIYIIIFDNNINAKALIYKIDERLKTKEILWTYEIKDEVLQGNAIYKENSHTIFMDYKDIDKNLHILEFAWGDKIPTINIKIENALKAIPFDINNFFR